The Brassica napus cultivar Da-Ae chromosome C7, Da-Ae, whole genome shotgun sequence genomic interval GTTACCAAAATATCCGAAATTAGTTAAgtatgttaatatttttatatattttaaggtgatttagatattttagagtattcaaaatatttgtgtagtttgttttatttgttattttgaataccTTTTAGCtaatttagatagtttaactagtttttaattagatttgtaaataatttatttattttgaaaaaaaaaaattgtcaatttttgaagtttaaaaaatatatttttggacgaCTTTAAACTATGGCTACATCCGATCCGAATCAAACCCGAaagaaaccgaaccgaacccgatccgataattAGTAAAATCCGAATGGAACTTATGAGTATAACACCGAAAATCTGAAAATCCAAATCACCCGGACCGATATCGAGCGGGGCACCGAACGCCCATGCCTACTAGATGGCTTAACAGTTTCTTTGGCAATGAAAGAAGTAACACAACTTCCGCAGAGACAAAATGGTTTAATTTAATCATTGCAATTTTCAAATGTTCACtttggggggtggggggggaGGGGTTGGAGATTTTGGTTTGTGCCATTGATAGAAAAGAGTCTAATGTTTCAATTAATAATTTGCTTGAAGATGCCAAACATTGAGAATCTATAAGTGCCGAGTTGTCACACACCAAGTGAGTCGTTTTCTAGCCTAGAGTgccaattttttcttttctttttttatgtgATTTGATGCAGCTGTGGGGTAATGGTTCGCAATTCCGAAAGGGACCAGAGTCGCTGCGAGGGATGTAACAACACAAGAGCAAAGCGTCTCAGAGACTTTAGAAAGATTCAAATGCATTACAAACGAAAGCACCAATTGAAAAACCAAACTATGATCAACGGTTTAAGGTTAGTCTTTTTAAAGCGTGGAAACATAGATATTAAGCTTAGTGTTTTTAAGTTACTAAAACTTGATTGGACAACCAAGTTTGTCATATTGTTTTTACAATGTTTTATCATAAAACtcagaacacaagaataaaaacataacatttaAAATCCAGACAAGACATAACACTCGAAGTGCGTGGGGCATTGCATGACAAGTAGTTAATAACAAGAGAGAGCATTATGAGAGAgtatttagagagagagagagagagatttctaGTCAGTAGTGATGATAGTCTTCTGATTTCCCTGAGGCAGAGGAGGCAAATACactgaaacaaacaaacagaCGAATGAGTGAaagctttagttttttttctcgaaAAGGAAAAGAATGAAGAAGGTAACATACTTGCGGGTGTGCCAACGATCACCCTTTCTATTGGGAGGACCGTATCAACTGCAATTTTAAAGCCTCTCACAGAAACTCCGCTAAGTTTCAGAGCATTGTCAATATCATCTTGACCACGGATATAAACGAGAACAAACCCGCCCCTACGAACATAACAACCACCGCATCCAGGGAACAGCCCACGTACCATCTTCTTGATATCATCCTTGCTAGCAAGGCAAGTATCAAATCCTGTAACATACAACCTGAATATATAGCAAGAGATCAACATGGGATACACTTgtccatttaataaaataagaagagAAATTAATTTACGTGCGCTCTAGGCATTCTGTGGCTTTGGTAGGAGCAAAGATATGGTCAAGGTGATTGTCGGCAAAAGGGTAAGCCGCAACTTCTAAAATACGTCCTCCTCCCATGTCACTTCCATCAAGCTTCAACGCCTCTGCTTCACATTCTTCATTAACATAGATTAAGCCGTgactgtaaaagaaaaaaaaacacacaaagatTATTATATAGACTAAGCAACAGCAGCAGCAGAGCAATCAAGCCAGTGGAGCAAGAAGCCACATAACCTGCAGAGAATATGACTGTTTTCTTCGGGAACAGCAACATGTATTAACGTTATTCCACGTGATGCGAAGTGTTTTCTCAGAGCCTCTTCGACAACCTCCCTAGGAGTAGGAGTGAAGGTGTCGTATCCCAAGTGTTTTATCATAGCCTCTACGACAACCTCCTTAGGAGGAGTAGGAGGGGAGGTGTCGTATCCCTTGACCACCATCCTCGTAAtaatgctatatatatatatatatagatattaattaatGATCAATCTAATTTTAGATATACAAATCTCAAAAAAGAGACGAACCTGCTATTTCGAATCCCTGCATCA includes:
- the BNAC07G01360D gene encoding uncharacterized protein BNAC07G01360D isoform X2, which translates into the protein MDESAIKGLEVLELKGSDAGIRNSSIITRMVVKGYDTSPPTPPKEVVVEAMIKHLGYDTFTPTPREVVEEALRKHFASRGITLIHVAVPEENSHILCSHGLIYVNEECEAEALKLDGSDMGGGRILEVAAYPFADNHLDHIFAPTKATECLERTLYVTGFDTCLASKDDIKKMVRGLFPGCGGCYVRRGGFVLVYIRGQDDIDNALKLSGVSVRGFKIAVDTVLPIERVIVGTPAMYLPPLPQGNQKTIITTD
- the BNAC07G01360D gene encoding uncharacterized protein BNAC07G01360D isoform X3 is translated as MVVKGYDTSPPTPPKEVVVEAMIKHLGYDTFTPTPREVVEEALRKHFASRGITLIHVAVPEENSHILCSHGLIYVNEECEAEALKLDGSDMGGGRILEVAAYPFADNHLDHIFAPTKATECLERTLYVTGFDTCLASKDDIKKMVRGLFPGCGGCYVRRGGFVLVYIRGQDDIDNALKLSGVSVRGFKIAVDTVLPIERVIVGTPAMYLPPLPQGNQKTIITTD
- the BNAC07G01360D gene encoding uncharacterized protein BNAC07G01360D isoform X1 is translated as MYESANRIPRCSVRRTRERSKAVAMDESAIKGLEVLELKGSDAGIRNSSIITRMVVKGYDTSPPTPPKEVVVEAMIKHLGYDTFTPTPREVVEEALRKHFASRGITLIHVAVPEENSHILCSHGLIYVNEECEAEALKLDGSDMGGGRILEVAAYPFADNHLDHIFAPTKATECLERTLYVTGFDTCLASKDDIKKMVRGLFPGCGGCYVRRGGFVLVYIRGQDDIDNALKLSGVSVRGFKIAVDTVLPIERVIVGTPAMYLPPLPQGNQKTIITTD